Proteins from one Halogeometricum sp. S1BR25-6 genomic window:
- a CDS encoding MFS transporter, which produces MRRRLGALDTLLLTAAIWFLAKFVRYAFPPLFPEFQATYGVSNGTIGLAYTAMMLVYAVMQFPSGVLADRVGSPRVIAGGVVTAALGVFALSRPVSFPLLVGGMVLVGLGTGVHKTVAVRFLSSVYPERKGRALGVLDTFGALGGVVAPAAVVAVAGRYGWGTLFFGSGVAGLLLAGAFLVRTSPAEASGGGEEGGTRSDGSETNDRGGASLDDYLALCADRRFTVFVLVTVAFSFTYNGVVAFLPLYLTASATVSSTVANGLYSVLFAVSFVQLLTGDLSDRVGSLRVIVGTLTLALVGLVGLLVGSTTLALGASVVAFGLGSHGFRPVRGSFLVELVPDSLAGGGLGAVRTVLMGAGAVAPAVVGVVSERASFEAAFALLAVSLVVAVAASAGLLATR; this is translated from the coding sequence ATGAGACGCCGCCTCGGCGCGTTGGACACGCTGCTTCTGACCGCGGCCATCTGGTTTCTGGCGAAGTTCGTCCGCTACGCGTTCCCCCCGCTGTTCCCCGAGTTCCAGGCGACCTACGGCGTCTCCAACGGCACCATCGGGCTGGCGTACACCGCGATGATGCTCGTCTACGCCGTCATGCAGTTCCCGTCGGGCGTCCTCGCGGACAGGGTCGGGTCGCCCCGGGTCATCGCCGGCGGCGTGGTCACCGCCGCCCTCGGCGTCTTCGCGCTCTCGCGTCCCGTCTCGTTCCCCCTTCTCGTCGGGGGGATGGTGCTCGTCGGCCTCGGTACGGGCGTCCACAAGACTGTCGCCGTCCGCTTTCTCTCGTCGGTGTACCCCGAGCGGAAAGGGCGCGCGCTGGGCGTCCTCGACACGTTCGGCGCGCTCGGGGGCGTCGTCGCGCCCGCGGCCGTCGTCGCCGTCGCCGGCAGGTACGGGTGGGGGACGCTGTTCTTCGGAAGCGGCGTCGCCGGCCTCCTCCTCGCCGGCGCGTTCCTCGTTCGGACGTCGCCCGCGGAAGCGTCCGGCGGGGGAGAAGAGGGCGGAACGCGTAGCGACGGGAGCGAGACGAATGACCGCGGCGGCGCGTCGCTCGACGATTATCTCGCGCTGTGCGCCGACCGGCGCTTCACCGTGTTCGTGCTCGTCACCGTCGCGTTCTCCTTCACCTACAACGGCGTCGTCGCCTTCCTCCCGCTGTATCTGACCGCTTCGGCGACGGTGAGTTCGACCGTCGCGAACGGGCTCTACAGCGTCCTCTTCGCCGTGAGCTTCGTCCAACTGCTCACGGGCGACCTGAGCGACCGCGTCGGCTCGCTGCGCGTCATCGTCGGAACGCTGACGCTGGCGCTCGTCGGTCTCGTCGGCCTCCTCGTCGGGTCGACGACGCTCGCCCTCGGCGCGTCGGTGGTCGCCTTCGGACTGGGGTCGCACGGCTTCCGCCCCGTCAGGGGCTCCTTTCTAGTCGAGTTGGTGCCCGACTCGCTCGCCGGCGGCGGCCTCGGCGCGGTCCGGACGGTGCTGATGGGGGCCGGCGCCGTCGCCCCCGCCGTCGTTGGCGTCGTCTCCGAACGGGCGTCGTTCGAGGCGGCGTTCGCCCTCCTGGCCGTCTCGCTGGTCGTCGCCGTCGCCGCCTCGGCGGGACTGCTCGCGACCCGGTGA
- a CDS encoding acyl-CoA thioesterase, whose amino-acid sequence MTYERVWTVRFSDADSFGIAHYPRIVDAMHETSDMFMQDIGFPYWEIVEEHGYGLPLVEMNFEFERPVEAGDEVTVELTPDLGNRSVRFEYVARSNGEVAFTGYEQRVCAPADGQGSMELPDDLRAALSEYAAEEGDEDGDD is encoded by the coding sequence GTGACGTACGAACGCGTCTGGACCGTCCGGTTCTCGGACGCCGACTCCTTCGGTATCGCCCACTATCCGCGCATCGTCGACGCGATGCACGAGACGTCCGACATGTTCATGCAGGACATCGGATTCCCGTACTGGGAGATCGTTGAGGAGCACGGCTACGGACTGCCGCTCGTCGAGATGAACTTCGAGTTCGAGCGGCCGGTGGAGGCGGGCGACGAGGTGACCGTCGAACTGACACCGGACCTCGGGAACCGAAGCGTTCGGTTCGAGTACGTCGCGCGCTCGAACGGCGAGGTGGCGTTCACCGGCTACGAACAGCGCGTCTGCGCCCCCGCCGACGGGCAGGGTTCGATGGAACTCCCTGACGACCTCCGGGCGGCGCTGTCGGAGTACGCGGCCGAAGAGGGAGACGAGGACGGAGACGACTGA
- a CDS encoding fumarylacetoacetate hydrolase family protein: protein MRFVRYDDGQLGLLTDDGTGVIDLGDRLDLDGREPLLDYVEGDYDAEQYADEDPDHDVEDVDLLSPVGRPGKVIAAPLNYENHIEEALSDRDITTDEWFSIKDKGYFLKAPSSVVGPDHGVELPFSDRRTDHEIELAFVMGEEAKDVDAEDAWDHIFGYTILLDISLRGDQDRSNRKSYDTFTVVGPCVVTADEIDDPQDLQMELQLNGERRQYENTGDMVYTCADVVQYASLGATLEAGDIITTGTPEGVSELSDGDTIEAEIEDVGSMTVDVTGRDVSYEDANVQKGGQE from the coding sequence ATGCGCTTCGTCAGATACGACGACGGACAGTTAGGTCTGCTCACCGACGACGGCACCGGCGTCATCGACCTCGGCGACCGACTCGACCTCGACGGCCGCGAACCGCTCCTCGACTACGTGGAGGGCGACTACGACGCCGAACAGTACGCCGACGAGGACCCCGACCACGACGTTGAGGACGTCGATCTGCTGTCGCCCGTCGGCCGGCCCGGCAAGGTCATCGCCGCGCCGCTGAACTACGAGAACCACATCGAGGAGGCGCTTTCGGACCGCGACATCACCACCGACGAGTGGTTCTCCATCAAGGACAAAGGCTACTTCCTGAAGGCGCCCTCCAGCGTCGTCGGCCCGGACCACGGCGTCGAACTGCCGTTCTCGGACCGCCGGACGGACCACGAGATAGAACTCGCGTTCGTGATGGGCGAGGAGGCCAAGGACGTCGACGCCGAGGACGCGTGGGACCACATCTTCGGCTACACCATCCTGCTCGACATCTCGCTGCGCGGCGACCAAGACCGCTCGAACCGCAAATCCTACGACACCTTCACCGTCGTCGGACCGTGCGTCGTCACCGCCGACGAGATAGACGACCCCCAGGACCTCCAGATGGAACTGCAACTCAACGGCGAACGACGCCAGTACGAGAACACGGGCGATATGGTGTACACCTGCGCCGACGTCGTCCAGTACGCCTCCCTCGGCGCGACGCTCGAAGCGGGCGATATCATCACGACGGGGACGCCGGAGGGCGTCAGCGAACTCTCCGACGGCGACACCATCGAGGCCGAGATAGAGGACGTCGGCAGTATGACCGTCGACGTGACGGGCCGGGACGTCAGCTACGAGGACGCGAACGTCCAGAAGGGCGGCCAGGAGTAA
- a CDS encoding VOC family protein, with translation MLTDTPGIHHVTSMVGDPQENLDFYVETLGLRLVKRTVNHEDVLRYHFYYGNGSGDVGTVYTCFPYPNEPPSRRGRPGIPAAAFAVPPGSLGGWERRLSDRGVDTERRERFGETALRFEDPSGTRLELVGAESPVDPWTDGSVPAETAIRGIHGVTTLPVNPYQTAGVLETLGFEYVAEEGDRIRYEAPGDRGTVVDLLNREPPFAREGIGSIHHVALRVPDEEELREWHDLFRERDIEVSRIRDRHYYRAIYVREPGGVLFELSTEEPGFDIDEGEEAFGSSLVLPPWAEEDREMIEGQLPPVDVPGAAE, from the coding sequence ATGCTCACCGACACGCCGGGAATCCACCACGTCACGTCGATGGTCGGCGACCCGCAGGAGAACCTCGACTTCTACGTCGAGACGCTGGGCCTGCGCCTCGTGAAGCGCACGGTTAACCACGAGGACGTCCTCCGATACCACTTCTACTACGGCAACGGGTCCGGCGACGTGGGGACCGTCTACACCTGCTTTCCGTACCCGAACGAACCGCCGAGCAGGCGGGGGCGGCCGGGGATACCCGCCGCGGCGTTCGCCGTCCCGCCGGGGTCGCTCGGCGGCTGGGAGCGTCGGCTGAGCGACCGCGGCGTCGACACCGAGCGACGCGAGCGGTTCGGGGAGACGGCGCTCCGGTTCGAGGACCCCTCCGGCACCCGTCTCGAACTCGTCGGCGCAGAGTCGCCCGTCGACCCGTGGACGGACGGGTCCGTCCCCGCCGAGACCGCGATTCGAGGCATCCACGGCGTCACGACGCTCCCCGTGAACCCCTATCAGACCGCCGGCGTCCTGGAGACGCTGGGGTTCGAGTACGTCGCCGAGGAGGGCGACCGAATCCGCTACGAGGCTCCCGGCGACCGCGGCACCGTCGTCGACCTGCTGAATCGGGAGCCCCCGTTCGCCCGCGAGGGCATCGGCAGCATCCACCACGTCGCCCTCCGCGTCCCCGACGAGGAGGAACTCCGCGAGTGGCACGACCTGTTCCGGGAGCGGGATATCGAGGTGTCGCGCATCCGCGACCGGCACTACTACCGGGCGATATACGTCCGCGAACCCGGCGGCGTCCTCTTCGAGTTGTCCACCGAGGAGCCGGGCTTCGACATCGACGAGGGCGAGGAGGCGTTCGGGTCGTCGCTGGTCCTGCCGCCGTGGGCCGAGGAGGACCGCGAGATGATAGAGGGGCAACTGCCGCCGGTGGACGTGCCGGGTGCGGCGGAGTGA
- a CDS encoding FAD-dependent oxidoreductase — protein sequence MAGTYDLVIVGGGISGASLLYTTAKFTDIESIALVEKEEEIAAINSKHTNNSQTLHFGDIETNYKLEKAESVKRGAETLAGYLENHDPDREMHAKRSKMVLAVGDEEVESLEERYHEEGFGDLYPKLRPIDREEIAEIEPKVVEGRDPDEELLALQTPDGYVVDYGATSQSFVEEAREEANVDVYTSTEVEEITEGYEGFTLDTTAGKFDADVTVVAAGSHSLQMAKSLGYGQDSVLLPIAGSFFLADDFLNGKVYTLQMKKLPFAAIHGDADVHDPSITRFGPTAKLVPTLERGRVSTVKDFLDVFGLNAAAFLSYANILADRILLPYVLRNLVYDLPKVGPEKFLPHVQKVVPSATIDDIERAKGYGGVRPQIVNLEEKALDMGEAKIVGDEIIFNITPSPGASTSLKNAMRDTRTLMDFFDGEYEFDEEAFRADTIDNFPRPEQTDTDAETDAEAPHAND from the coding sequence ATGGCTGGAACGTACGACCTCGTCATCGTCGGCGGCGGCATCAGCGGCGCCTCGCTGCTCTACACGACGGCGAAGTTCACCGACATCGAATCGATCGCGCTCGTCGAGAAAGAAGAAGAGATAGCCGCCATCAACTCGAAGCACACGAACAACTCCCAGACGCTGCACTTCGGCGACATCGAGACGAACTACAAACTCGAGAAGGCCGAGTCCGTCAAGCGGGGTGCAGAGACGCTCGCGGGCTATCTGGAGAACCACGACCCCGACCGCGAGATGCACGCGAAGCGGAGCAAAATGGTCCTCGCCGTGGGCGACGAGGAGGTCGAGAGCCTCGAAGAGCGCTACCACGAGGAGGGCTTCGGCGACCTGTACCCGAAGCTCCGACCCATCGACCGCGAGGAAATCGCCGAGATAGAACCGAAGGTCGTCGAGGGTCGTGACCCCGACGAGGAACTGCTCGCCCTCCAGACGCCCGACGGCTACGTCGTCGACTACGGCGCCACCTCGCAGTCGTTCGTCGAGGAGGCCCGCGAGGAGGCGAACGTCGACGTCTACACCTCCACGGAGGTCGAAGAGATAACCGAGGGATACGAGGGCTTCACGCTCGATACGACCGCCGGGAAGTTCGACGCCGACGTGACTGTCGTCGCCGCGGGATCGCACAGCCTCCAGATGGCGAAGTCGCTCGGCTACGGACAGGACTCGGTGTTGCTCCCCATCGCGGGCAGTTTCTTCCTCGCCGACGACTTCCTGAACGGGAAGGTGTACACCCTGCAGATGAAGAAGCTCCCGTTCGCCGCGATTCACGGCGACGCCGACGTCCACGACCCCTCCATCACGCGGTTCGGGCCGACGGCCAAACTCGTTCCAACGCTCGAACGCGGCCGCGTCTCGACGGTCAAGGACTTCCTCGACGTGTTCGGACTGAACGCCGCGGCGTTCCTCAGTTACGCCAACATCCTCGCCGACCGCATCCTCCTCCCCTACGTCCTCCGGAACCTCGTCTACGACCTCCCGAAGGTGGGTCCCGAGAAATTCCTGCCGCACGTCCAGAAGGTCGTCCCCAGCGCCACTATCGACGACATCGAACGCGCGAAGGGCTACGGCGGCGTCCGTCCGCAGATCGTCAACCTCGAGGAGAAGGCCCTCGACATGGGCGAGGCAAAGATCGTCGGCGACGAGATAATCTTCAATATCACGCCGTCGCCGGGCGCCTCGACCAGTCTGAAGAACGCGATGCGCGACACCCGGACACTGATGGACTTCTTCGACGGGGAGTACGAGTTCGACGAAGAGGCGTTCCGCGCCGACACCATCGACAACTTCCCACGTCCCGAGCAGACGGATACGGACGCGGAGACGGACGCGGAGGCGCCGCACGCGAACGACTGA
- a CDS encoding FAD-dependent monooxygenase: MSGETTDDSVLIAGAGPVGMTTALALHARGVDATILEAESADRDRSGSRAIYVHGSTLRTLERVSPGLGTDLVEEGLVWPTRRTCWRGKEVFSRTYDTPGGHGDIPHFTSVPQVRTEEYMHEALDEAGIDIHWDAGVETVESSPEGVRVETADGREWEAPYLVGADGGGSTVRSEIGANFEGDQSENSFIVADVEEVEEDPRPLERLFHYDDPSVGGRNVLLVPFTGGWRLDIQCLGDDDAEELSGDGQMREFVRTVMGERYVDNITWVSTYKFLQVMADTFVDEHRRVLLAGEAAHLLAPFGARGMNSGIADADEAASAVAVALRSRTDGVARDEVELYAARREKAAKYNMEAAGQALEYLQGDDPETVLRKEAAAAIADYFEPAGEYLDDAPYGPHGAPPIVTTGNY; encoded by the coding sequence ATGAGCGGCGAAACGACAGACGATTCCGTACTGATAGCCGGTGCCGGACCGGTCGGGATGACGACCGCGCTCGCGCTGCACGCGCGAGGAGTCGACGCCACCATCCTCGAAGCCGAATCGGCGGACCGCGACCGGTCGGGGAGTCGCGCCATCTACGTCCACGGCTCGACGCTCCGGACGCTCGAACGGGTGAGCCCCGGACTCGGAACGGACCTCGTCGAGGAGGGACTGGTGTGGCCGACGCGGCGCACCTGCTGGCGGGGCAAAGAAGTGTTCTCGCGGACGTACGACACGCCCGGCGGCCACGGCGACATCCCGCACTTCACCAGCGTCCCGCAGGTGCGCACGGAGGAGTACATGCACGAGGCCCTCGACGAGGCCGGTATCGACATCCACTGGGACGCCGGGGTCGAGACGGTCGAGTCGTCCCCCGAGGGCGTCCGCGTCGAGACGGCCGACGGCCGCGAGTGGGAGGCGCCCTACCTCGTCGGCGCCGACGGCGGCGGGTCGACCGTCCGTTCGGAGATCGGTGCGAACTTCGAGGGCGACCAGTCGGAGAACTCCTTCATCGTCGCCGACGTCGAGGAGGTCGAAGAGGACCCCCGCCCCTTGGAGCGACTGTTCCACTACGACGACCCCTCGGTCGGCGGGCGGAACGTCCTCCTCGTCCCCTTCACGGGCGGGTGGCGCCTCGACATCCAGTGTCTCGGCGACGACGACGCAGAGGAACTGAGCGGCGACGGACAGATGCGCGAGTTCGTCCGCACGGTGATGGGCGAACGCTACGTCGACAACATCACCTGGGTGTCCACCTACAAGTTCCTGCAGGTGATGGCCGACACGTTCGTCGACGAGCACCGCCGGGTCCTCTTGGCCGGCGAGGCCGCCCACCTCCTCGCGCCGTTCGGCGCGCGGGGGATGAACTCGGGCATCGCGGACGCCGACGAGGCCGCTTCGGCCGTCGCCGTCGCCCTGCGGTCGCGGACCGACGGCGTCGCGCGCGACGAGGTCGAACTGTACGCCGCCCGCCGAGAGAAGGCGGCGAAGTACAACATGGAGGCCGCGGGGCAGGCGCTCGAATATCTTCAGGGCGACGACCCCGAGACGGTCCTCCGCAAGGAGGCCGCCGCGGCGATAGCCGACTACTTCGAACCCGCCGGCGAGTATCTCGACGACGCGCCCTACGGCCCGCACGGCGCACCACCCATCGTCACCACCGGGAACTACTGA